In Topomyia yanbarensis strain Yona2022 chromosome 2, ASM3024719v1, whole genome shotgun sequence, one DNA window encodes the following:
- the LOC131680653 gene encoding DEAD-box helicase Dbp80-like, giving the protein MQLEFECTPEQTRITKDKESEPAADSPEKKNAEKPSPPAWGNRQKGETDHIIIGIPVNLMGGSIKFRVFDCRFFTVRRGRHDRYSGPPGSVHPDTQAAVVVLPNYVLGHVRAGGDGVRRVTNPIVFRLVREQTVLRQVPQPGQEISSNFEHLRCDYRRTSDHFLSCDTRKAAGWLSGKMSQDGHSVAVLSGDLTVEQRLAVSDRFQAGL; this is encoded by the exons ATGCAATTGGAATTCGAATG CACGCCCGAACAAACCCGGATCACTAAGGATAAGGAATCAGAGCCGGCGGCTGACAGTCCAGAGAAAAAGAATGCGGAAAAACCTAGTCCACCGGCA TGGGGAAATCGCCAAAAGGGCGAAACTGATCATATCATCATCGGAATACCCGTCAATCTGATGGGCGGGAGTATAAAGTTCCGGGTGTTCGATTGCCGTTTTTTTACTGTACGACGCGGTCGTCATGATCGCTACTCAGGGCCACCAGGATCGGTGCATCCGGATACACAAGCAGCTGTCGTCGTCCTGCCAAATTATGTTCTAGGCCACGTACGAGCGGGAGGTGATGGAGTTCGCCGAGTAACCAATCCGATCGTGTTTCGTCTGGTGCGGGAGCAAACAGTACTACGTCAAGTGCCGCAACCAGGACAAGAAATATCAAGCAATTTCGAACATCTACGGTGTGATTACCGTCGGACAAGCGATCATtttttgtcatgtgat ACACGCAAAGCGGCCGGTTGGTTGTCCGGCAAGATGTCCCAGGATGGTCACTCGGTAGCGGTACTGTCCGGTGATCTAACGGTGGAGCAACGGTTGGCCGTTAGTGATCGATTCCAAGCCGGACTATAG